ATGTGTATTTTTCCAATCGCCGTAATCGGGTGGAAGATCTCTCCATGGAGCCCCAGTTCGGAGTATCCAGAAAACGGCATTAATGAAAAGCCGATTGTCATGGGCGACACCTCCCCACGTTCCTTTTCTTCCTGGTAAATGAGGTTCGAGCAACTCCCATACCCGGTCAGAAATATCATGTCGTCTATGTGCTGCACTCTTCATTCTGTCTTCTTTTTCCTTTTAGTATCCGATGCCAGGAAAAGAAGAATAAAGCAATCTTGTGACGACACTACCTAAGCAA
Above is a genomic segment from Desulfovibrio inopinatus DSM 10711 containing:
- a CDS encoding transposase encodes the protein MKSAAHRRHDISDRVWELLEPHLPGRKGTWGGVAHDNRLFINAVFWILRTGAPWRDLPPDYGDWKNTH